One stretch of Tribolium castaneum strain GA2 chromosome 5, icTriCast1.1, whole genome shotgun sequence DNA includes these proteins:
- the LOC100141704 gene encoding uncharacterized protein LOC100141704: MKLMVIANLFVIYFCQCEETKMDEEDQQMLKQSILLFGAPRILNDLPGPEFTKKDVDKIPLIIDFRNDNPGKYSFKYYTKLNQLAYVERYEAGELQEIGNQVILKVKGQYAERFERKNGGYYIRTIGYTADEDGYKPFLIDLSTYSTESVYNETVIYRGGGPKGEAKGISSTVLITLTGGNAVG; encoded by the exons ATGAAACTG ATGGTAATTGCCAATTTGtttgtgatatatttttgCCAATGTGAAGAAACTAAAATGGACGAAGAAGACCAGCAAATGTTGAAACAAAGCATCCTCTTGTTTGGGGCGCCACGAATCTTAAACGACTTACCTGGGCCCGAATTTACGAAAAAAGATGTAGACAAAATACCGTTAATCATTGATTTTAGAAACGATAATCCGGGGAAATACAGTTTTAA GTATTACACGAAATTGAATCAACTGGCATACGTGGAACGCTACGAAGCGGGTGAATTACAGGAAATTGGTAATCAAGTGATCCTGAAAGTGAAAGGACAATACGCTGAAAGATTTGAACGAAAAAACGGAGGTTATTACATCAGAACCATTGGTTACACCGCTGATGAGGATGGTTACAAACCGTTTTTGATCGACTTGTCCACTTATTCAACTGAATCGGTTTACAACGAAACAGTTATTTATCGCGGGGGCGGCCCTAAAGGTGAAGCAAAAGGGATTTCGTCAACTGTGCTCATAACTTTAACAGGAGGGAATGCGGTAGGGTAA
- the LOC103314639 gene encoding uncharacterized protein LOC103314639: protein MKLGFIILTYISVSLTHARPQHSVSQERLARVSKEAFTHFGPFKDYKSFGIPSIKGFFDEPDNKHPHKFNSTNDGSGNYYFGFSSFGLKRYEIGELKNVGTDDEIQTVRGQYQERYVNEDGVHVVRTIGYVADENGYRPFLISISFVLSTAVPDSKKGISSAALGSLIGGNALG, encoded by the exons ATGAAACTG GGCTTTATAATTTTGACATATATTTCCGTGTCTCTAACTCACGCAAGGCCACAACATTCCGTCTCACAAGAGCGATTAGCTCGTGTGTCTAAGGAAGCCTTTACTCATTTTGGCCCTTTTAAAGATTACAAAAGTTTCGGCATACCTTCAATCAAAGGTTTCTTCGATGAACCCGACAATAAGCATCCTCATAAGTTCAATTCAACTAATGACGGGTcaggaaattattatttcgg CTTTAGTTCGTTTGGTCTAAAACGTTATGAAATAGGCGAATTGAAAAATGTGGGCACCGATGATGAAATTCAGACTGTAAGAGGACAATACCAGGAGAGATATGTGAATGAGGACGGAGTTCATGTCGTTCGAACAATTGGTTACGTGGCCGACGAAAATGGCTATCGACCTTTTCTGATATCTATAAGTTTTGTGTTATCCACAGCAGTACCTGATTCGAAAAAAGGGATCTCTTCTGCTGCGTTGGGTAGTTTGATCGGAGGGAACGCTTTAGGAtag